The following are encoded in a window of Manihot esculenta cultivar AM560-2 chromosome 8, M.esculenta_v8, whole genome shotgun sequence genomic DNA:
- the LOC122724400 gene encoding germin-like protein subfamily 1 member 7: MEGSRFLAASAALVLALAFSMASAYDPSPLQDFCVAMNDPKNAVFVNGKFCKNPNLTVADDFSFSGLNIPGNTENRVRSNVTLLNVDRIPGLNTLGISLARLDFAPNGGLNPPHIHPRATEILVVIEGTLYVGFVTSNPNRLITKVLYPGDVFVFPIGLIHFQFNVGKTNAVAFAGLSSQNPGVITIANAVFGSNPSINPDVLVKAFQLDKNVVNYLQKLFWDSN, from the exons atggaaggaAGTCGATTCCTTGCAGCTTCGGCAGCATTAGTCTTGGCTTTGGCTTTCTCAATGGCCTCAGCCTATGATCCTAGCCCTCTCCAAGACTTCTGCGTGGCAATGAATGATCCCAAGAATGCTG TGTTTGTCAATGGGAAGTTCTGCAAGAACCCAAATCTCACTGTAGCGGATGATTTCTCCTTCTCTGGACTCAATATTCCTGGAAATACTGAAAATAGAGTTAGATCAAATGTCACCCTCTTGAATGTTGATAGAATACCAGGACTTAATACTCTTGGTATTTCTCTCGCTCGGTTAGACTTTGCACCCAATGGCGGCTTAAATCCTCCTCACATTCATCCTCGAGCGACAGAAATCCTAGTAGTCATCGAAGGCACGCTTTATGTTGGCTTTGTGACATCCAATCCTAATCGCCTTATCACTAAAGTCTTGTATCCAGGAGATGTCTTTGTGTTTCCAATCGGTCTCATACATTTCCAGTTCAATGTTGGAAAGACAAATGCAGTCGCCTTTGCTGGTCTAAGCAGCCAAAATCCTGGAGTTATCACTATAGCAAATGCAGTGTTTGGTTCTAACCCATCCATAAATCCTGATGTTCTCGTTAAAGCCTTTCAATTGGATAAGAATGTTGTCAACTATCTTCAGAAGTTGTTCTGGGATAGCAATTGA
- the LOC110621586 gene encoding FRIGIDA-like protein 4a: MGSIPDPGELAELTFPSFDDFQRQTSLMRSCTLLWKEPFDLITSFEQNLQKKSEALKHKLQILGHDIKATLASLKKREVTIDGSVEIVLECVDEHREAALKSLENSDHPNNEVDDGDGLLQLLRSFCLKMHSREFWKFAITKKKELDVLRGQIPLALVESVCPARFALKAITKIFSRR, translated from the coding sequence ATGGGGTCGATCCCCGATCCAGGCGAGTTAGCCGAGTTGACTTTCCCCAGCTTCGACGACTTCCAGCGTCAGACCTCACTTATGAGAAGCTGTACTCTTCTTTGGAAGGAGCCTTTTGACCTCATCACCTCTTTCGAGCAGAACCTCCAGAAGAAATCGGAAGCCCTCAAGCACAAACTCCAGATCCTAGGCCATGATATCAAGGCCACGCTCGCGTCTCTTAAGAAGCGTGAGGTTACTATTGATGGAAGCGTGGAGATCGTGCTCGAGTGCGTGGATGAACATAGAGAAGCCGCTCTCAAGTCCCTCGAGAACTCTGATCATCCTAATAACGAGGTGGATGACGGTGATGGGCTGTTACAGCTGTTGAGATCCTTTTGCTTGAAAATGCACTCAAGGGAGTTCTGGAAGTTTGCAATTAccaagaaaaaggagcttgatgtTTTGAGGGGCCAAATTCCGTTGGCTTTAGTGGAAAGTGTGTGTCCTGCTAGATTCGCCCTAAAAGCGATCACAAAGATTTTTTCCCGTAGATAG
- the LOC110621587 gene encoding germin-like protein subfamily 1 member 7, which translates to MNHSSTKNKKTFFNAVFVNGKFCKNPNLTVADDFSFSGLNIPGNTENRVGSNVTLLNVDRIPGLNTLGISLARLDFAPNGGLNPPHIHPRATEILVVVEGTLYVGFVTSNPNRLITKVLYPGDVFVFPIGLIHFQFNVGKTNAVAFAGLSSQNPGVITIANAVFGSNPSINSDVLVKAFQLDKNVVNYLQKLF; encoded by the exons ATGAATCATTCTTCTACAA aaaacaaaaaaacattCTTTAATGCAGTGTTTGTCAACGGGAAGTTCTGCAAGAACCCAAACCTCACTGTAGCTGATGATTTCTCTTTCTCTGGACTCAATATTCCTGGAAATACTGAAAATCGAGTTGGATCAAATGTCACCCTCTTGAACGTTGATAGAATACCAGGACTTAATACTCTTGGTATTTCTCTCGCTCGGTTAGACTTTGCACCCAATGGCGGCTTAAATCCTCCTCACATTCACCCTCGCGCTACAGAAATCCTAGTAGTCGTTGAAGGCACCCTTTATGTTGGCTTCGTAACATCCAATCCTAATCGCCTTATTACTAAAGTGTTGTATCCAGGAGATGTCTTTGTGTTTCCGATCGGTCTCATTCACTTCCAGTTCAATGTTGGAAAGACGAATGCAGTCGCCTTTGCTGGTCTAAGCAGCCAAAATCCTGGAGTTATCACTATAGCAAATGCAGTGTTTGGTTCTAACCCATCCATAaattctgatgttctagttaaAGCCTTTCAATTGGATAAGAATGTTGTCAACTATCTTCAGAAGTTGTTCTGA
- the LOC110621403 gene encoding germin-like protein subfamily 1 member 13: protein MKSFHFLGLLAFALALSFASAFDPSPLQDFCVATPEPENAVFVNGKFCKNPNLTVAGDFSISGLNIPAFTGNRVGSNVTLVNVDKIPGLNTLGISLARLDFAPNGGLNPPHTHPRATEILVVVEGTLYVGFVTSNPNRLFTKVLYPGDVFVFPIGLIHFQFNIAKTNAVAFAGLSSQNPGVITIANAVFGPNPPINPDVLAKAFQLDNYTVEKLQKLFANA, encoded by the exons ATGAAGAGCTTTCACTTCCTTGGGTTATTGGCTTTTGCTTTGGCTCTCTCTTTTGCCTCTGCCTTTGACCCTAGCCCTCTCCAGGACTTCTGTGTTGCAACCCCCGAACCCGAGAATGCTG TGTTTGTTAATGGAAAGTTCTGCAAGAACCCAAACCTTACTGTAGCCGGTGATTTCTCTATTTCGGGACTCAATATTCCAGCATTTACAGGAAACCGAGTTGGATCAAATGTCACCCTCGTAAACGTTGATAAAATACCAGGACTTAACACTCTTGGTATTTCTCTCGCTCGGTTAGACTTTGCTCCCAATGGTGGCTTAAACCCTCCCCACACTCACCCTCGTGCCACAGAGATCCTTGTAGTTGTGGAGGGCACCCTTTATGTTGGCTTTGTCACATCCAACCCCAATCGTTTGTTCACCAAAGTCTTATACCCAGGAGATGTTTTTGTATTTCCAATTGGTCTCATCCACTTCCAGTTTAACATTGCAAAGACGAATGCAGTTGCCTTTGCTGGTCTAAGCAGCCAAAACCCAGGCGTCATCACCATAGCAAATGCAGTCTTCGGGCCTAATCCACCCATTAATCCTGATGTTCTAGCTAAGGCCTTCCAATTGGATAATTATACAGTAGAAAAACTGCAGAAACTATTTGCAAACgcgtaa
- the LOC110620588 gene encoding germin-like protein subfamily 1 member 13, with product MKSFHFLVLLAFALALSFASAFDPSPLQDFCVAIPEPKNAVFVNGKFCKNPNLTVADDFFAWGLNIPGDTDQNRVRSNVTLLNVDRIPGLNTLGISLARLDFAANGGLNPPHIHPRGTEILVVVEGTLYVGFVTSNPNRLIAKVLYPGDVFVFPIGLIHFQFNIAKTNAVAFAGLSSQNPGVITIADAIFGPDPPINPDVLAKAFQLDKNDVEKLQKLFED from the exons ATGAAGAGCTTTCACTTCCTTGTGTTACTGGCTTTTGCTTTGGCTCTCTCCTTTGCCTCTGCCTTTGACCCTAGCCCTCTCCAGGACTTCTGTGTTGCAATCCCCGAACCCAAGAATGCTG tgTTTGTTAACGGGAAGTTCTGCAAGAACCCAAATCTTACCGTTGCTGATGATTTCTTTGCTTGGGGACTCAATATTCCAGGAGATACAGATCAAAATCGAGTTAGATCAAATGTCACTCTTTTGAATGTTGATAGAATACCAGGACTTAATACTCTTGGAATTTCTCTTGCTCGGTTAGACTTTGCAGCCAATGGTGGCCTAAATCCTCCCCACATTCACCCTCGTGGCACAGAGATCCTTGTAGTTGTTGAAGGCACCCTTTATGTTGGCTTTGTCACATCCAACCCTAATCGCTTAATCGCCAAAGTCTTATACCCAGGAGATGTATTTGTATTTCCAATTGGTCTCATTCACTTCCAGTTTAATATTGCAAAGACGAATGCAGTTGCCTTTGCTGGTCTAAGCAGCCAAAACCCAGGTGTTATCACCATTGCGGATGCTATTTTTGGACCTGATCCACCAATTAATCCTGATGTTCTTGCTAAGGCCTTCCAATTGGACAAGAATGACGTTGAAAAACTTCAGAAACTATTTGAAGATTAA